A region from the Spiroplasma taiwanense CT-1 genome encodes:
- the leuS gene encoding leucine--tRNA ligase — MQFSHKSIEKKWQKFWEENQTFKTTNSNEKKAYVLDMFPYPSGAGLHVGHPKGYTATDIFARMKRMQGYDVLHPIGWDAFGLPAEQYALKTGNDPREFTDKNIIIFRNQLKKLGFSYDYNKEVNTSHPNYYKITQWIFQQLYKKGLAEVKEVNVNWCEELGTVLANEEVILSNGKMVSDIGGFDVIKKPMKQWVLKITQYADRLLDGLENLNWPNSVKELQKNWIGKSEGVLIKFKIKESNEEIEVFTTRPDTIFGVSYIVLAPENEKVLKICSNNFQNEIENYIQNTKTKTDVERQDDSKEKTGLYLGCHAINPITNEEVPIWISDYVLNDYATGAVMAVPAHDERDWKFATKYNLSIKFVLETKDKSKAFVGESEHINSDFLNGLDRKNAIKLVIDKLEKENNGKKQINYKLRDWLFSRQRFYGEPFPVIFLDNGDIALIDEKDLPLMLPKTDYIKPSGTGESPLANIKEWVNIKYNGLNAKRETNTMPQWAGSCWYYLAYILTTSPNNLIDITSEEAMQLFKKWLPVDLYIGGQEHAVLHLLYARFWHQVLFDLNVVPTPEPFQKLINQGMILTDKGEKMSKSKGNVINPDEIIESHGADTLRLYEVFMGPLEASLPWSFKGLDGSRKWLDRVYRLIEDIKLTDENNGNLDFIYNDVVKKTTQMIEDCKFNTAVSQLMVFINAVYKENSAIYKPYIFNFVKMLSLYAPHLAEELWSMLGNKTSVCLESWPVFDETKLLLSNVVIAVQINGKLKSTFEVEKGTSIEELIKLAKNILNVKETIHGKTIIKEIAVLDKIVNIVIK; from the coding sequence ATGCAATTTTCACATAAATCAATTGAAAAAAAATGACAAAAATTTTGAGAAGAAAACCAAACATTTAAGACAACAAATTCTAATGAAAAGAAAGCATATGTTCTAGATATGTTTCCATATCCAAGTGGTGCTGGTTTACATGTTGGACATCCAAAAGGTTATACAGCAACAGATATTTTTGCGAGAATGAAGCGAATGCAAGGTTATGATGTTCTTCACCCAATTGGGTGAGATGCATTTGGTTTACCAGCAGAACAATATGCTTTAAAAACAGGTAATGATCCAAGAGAATTTACAGATAAAAATATTATAATTTTTAGAAATCAATTAAAAAAACTTGGATTTAGTTATGATTATAATAAAGAAGTTAATACAAGTCATCCAAATTATTACAAAATTACTCAATGAATTTTTCAACAACTGTACAAAAAAGGGCTTGCAGAAGTGAAAGAAGTAAATGTAAATTGATGTGAAGAATTAGGTACTGTTCTTGCAAATGAAGAAGTCATTTTGTCAAATGGGAAAATGGTATCAGATATTGGTGGATTTGATGTTATAAAAAAACCAATGAAACAATGAGTTTTAAAAATTACACAATATGCTGATAGATTATTAGATGGTTTAGAAAATTTGAACTGACCAAATTCTGTAAAGGAATTACAAAAAAATTGAATAGGAAAATCTGAAGGAGTTTTAATTAAATTTAAAATAAAAGAAAGTAATGAGGAAATTGAAGTCTTTACAACTAGACCTGATACAATTTTTGGTGTTTCATATATAGTTCTTGCTCCAGAAAATGAAAAAGTTTTAAAAATTTGTTCTAATAATTTTCAAAATGAAATTGAAAATTATATTCAAAATACAAAAACAAAAACTGATGTTGAAAGACAAGATGATTCAAAAGAAAAAACAGGTTTATATCTTGGATGTCATGCGATTAACCCAATTACAAATGAAGAAGTTCCAATTTGAATTTCTGATTATGTCTTAAATGATTATGCAACAGGAGCAGTAATGGCAGTTCCAGCTCATGACGAAAGAGATTGAAAATTTGCCACTAAATATAATTTGTCAATAAAATTTGTTTTAGAAACAAAAGATAAATCAAAAGCTTTTGTTGGAGAATCAGAACATATAAATTCTGATTTCTTAAATGGTTTAGATAGAAAAAATGCTATTAAATTAGTTATTGATAAATTAGAAAAGGAAAATAATGGTAAAAAGCAAATTAATTATAAATTAAGAGATTGACTTTTTTCAAGACAAAGATTTTATGGAGAGCCATTTCCAGTTATTTTTTTAGATAATGGAGATATTGCACTAATTGATGAAAAAGATTTGCCTTTAATGCTTCCAAAAACAGATTATATTAAACCATCAGGAACTGGTGAATCACCATTAGCAAATATAAAAGAATGAGTCAATATTAAATATAATGGTTTAAATGCAAAAAGAGAAACAAATACAATGCCTCAATGAGCAGGATCTTGTTGATATTATTTAGCTTATATTTTAACAACAAGCCCAAATAATTTAATAGATATTACTTCAGAAGAAGCTATGCAATTATTTAAAAAATGATTGCCAGTTGATTTATATATTGGTGGACAAGAACACGCTGTATTGCATTTACTTTATGCTAGATTTTGACATCAAGTATTATTTGATCTTAATGTAGTTCCAACACCTGAACCTTTTCAAAAGTTAATTAATCAAGGAATGATCTTAACTGATAAAGGTGAAAAAATGAGTAAATCAAAGGGTAATGTTATTAATCCCGATGAAATAATTGAGTCACATGGTGCAGATACTTTAAGATTATATGAAGTTTTTATGGGACCACTTGAGGCATCACTACCTTGAAGTTTTAAAGGGTTAGATGGTTCAAGAAAGTGATTGGATAGAGTTTATAGACTAATTGAAGATATTAAGCTTACTGATGAAAATAATGGAAATTTAGATTTTATTTACAATGATGTTGTTAAAAAAACAACTCAGATGATTGAAGATTGTAAATTTAATACAGCTGTTTCCCAATTAATGGTTTTTATAAATGCAGTATATAAGGAAAATTCTGCAATTTATAAACCATATATATTTAATTTTGTAAAGATGTTATCTCTTTATGCACCACATTTGGCAGAAGAATTATGAAGTATGCTAGGAAATAAAACAAGTGTTTGCTTGGAAAGTTGACCAGTTTTTGATGAAACAAAATTGTTACTTTCAAATGTTGTAATTGCAGTTCAAATTAATGGTAAATTAAAATCAACTTTTGAAGTTGAAAAAGGAACTAGTATAGAAGAATTGATAAAATTGGCAAAAAATATTTTAAATGTAAAAGAAACAATACACGGTAAAACAATTATCAAGGAAATTGCTGTTTTAGATAAAATTGTAAATATTGTTATAAAGTAA
- a CDS encoding DEAD/DEAH box helicase, with protein sequence MANIIENNNGKEIVLDFSFLQNVQFKENISGLDQIIEKLEIKGIISYNDFHNFLRNSLVKKAFLCLIDNKTRQLSKKDKTKETYDGIIRVELDSRNQSLLLNGTYLGFFVNIDSKNATLIISSIFLTRLKPIAQEFETVLNECQILLIRNQGQIKEEEILRRNILNSSTIQKIGRLISTFEEEKNNWNKYLEFSEDLLKIKRKRSLPYFNSILSTVLRIDINNSNSELHNFELHNLKSYTYKYLKLDSENILKKLNIQYDKKIVVCLEILVDDIEKLNKLKKMQDLSIVPFKFNRNISTTHELLKDIKEIFNFDFEKNHEVSQIVNLSTMIGVNETNLNFWNYWENKNIIIGSKKELEELLETNLEELKKWKIFKINFEIDENFNENLFSVKNNLDFLTSGYLAYTGIGEEVLIERGRQVLKRISEGNTKNPYLINYLFNTKLIELSENSNELYLKDFNFNLNKEQKDAVQKAINSKDIFLLQGPPGTGKTQVICEIIFQLSKLNRKILISSQNHEAIKNVIDRLPIGPNLNKIRLTNNIDFNSSLVNNFSPDRVLYNYYKSIGKKIFDDVNNDENLITEFQEIKNKLEELIISNKSYHKNNTQIRNIQKDIDEINRQINLINEKEINKIKRKNFIKENLLNINNLVDSLNEKEFISVLNFSEIIQEFFDSSIKFELYNYIFRYLKFNPEDFSNKISLLKEVVNEIFIKNEIFMEIKNIEKKVLNYKRQAEFDLANEEESRKKGLLQILNRDVKINELNQIFKNFISELTNQKNKLEVELISLSEKNIYEDSLSNLEIDKNKLLVVKNNLMENIGDGTRKLRELIKLINFKFNLDLGITDVDLEENLKKELIIIEKKLLESKKRKTDFSDIYKNITDYLSENYKISNSTLEELPTREFSIQMFKESQRYIQTVLDKLINVYSMTLTSSNIFRFSKDKISAKLGLEELNLKTMDVDVVIIDEASKATLLEILMPLVYGKSLILVGDYRQLPPILKLQNADIEEVNELFKKDYNYNDFYELLDFSVFKKLISANNKNVTSILKTQYRSHEQIMEIVNKFYDNQLRMETQVSEQKKHDLIISNSLKKEIINSRSSVYWIDSSYKKNNEINFEQGEEYSTSLFNDLEIELTNKILKKINEVVGEKNSMVKPSLAIISFYGLHVSKLKKFIKLSNFKNLNIVINTVDDFQGKEADYVIVNLVRNPKKLSSKTGREFLKKYERINVALSRARELLIIIGSERSVEDITVKIPTVGNPNLSNSYEVYSEIIAKLKFNNSFLIPIEID encoded by the coding sequence ATGGCAAATATTATAGAAAATAATAATGGAAAAGAAATTGTTTTAGACTTCTCATTTTTACAAAATGTACAATTTAAAGAGAATATTTCAGGTTTAGATCAGATTATTGAAAAATTAGAAATTAAAGGAATTATATCCTATAATGATTTTCATAATTTTTTAAGAAACTCATTAGTAAAAAAAGCTTTTTTATGTTTAATTGATAATAAAACTAGGCAATTAAGTAAAAAGGATAAAACTAAGGAAACTTATGATGGAATAATTAGAGTTGAACTTGATTCAAGGAATCAGAGTTTATTATTAAATGGAACTTATTTAGGTTTTTTTGTCAATATTGATTCAAAAAATGCAACACTAATTATTAGTTCAATTTTTTTGACAAGGTTAAAACCTATTGCCCAAGAATTTGAAACTGTTCTTAATGAATGTCAAATTTTACTAATTAGAAATCAAGGACAAATAAAAGAAGAAGAAATTCTCAGAAGAAATATTTTAAATTCTTCAACAATTCAAAAAATTGGAAGGCTAATTTCCACATTTGAAGAAGAAAAAAATAACTGAAATAAGTACTTAGAATTTTCTGAGGATTTACTAAAAATTAAAAGAAAAAGATCTTTGCCTTATTTTAATTCTATTTTAAGTACTGTACTTAGAATAGATATAAATAATTCTAATTCAGAGTTACATAATTTTGAATTACATAATTTGAAATCTTACACCTATAAATATTTAAAGTTAGATTCAGAAAATATTTTAAAAAAATTGAATATTCAATATGATAAAAAAATAGTTGTTTGTTTGGAAATACTAGTTGATGATATAGAAAAATTAAATAAGTTAAAAAAAATGCAGGATTTATCAATTGTTCCTTTTAAATTTAATAGAAATATTTCTACAACACATGAACTTTTAAAAGACATAAAAGAAATTTTTAATTTTGATTTTGAAAAAAATCATGAAGTAAGTCAAATTGTAAATTTATCAACAATGATTGGTGTAAATGAGACGAATTTAAATTTTTGAAATTATTGAGAAAATAAAAATATAATAATAGGTTCCAAAAAAGAATTAGAAGAATTGTTAGAAACAAATTTAGAAGAATTAAAAAAATGAAAAATTTTTAAAATAAATTTTGAAATTGATGAAAATTTTAATGAAAATCTTTTTAGTGTAAAGAATAATTTGGACTTTTTAACATCTGGATATTTGGCATATACAGGTATTGGAGAAGAAGTTTTAATTGAAAGAGGAAGACAAGTACTTAAAAGAATTTCAGAAGGAAATACAAAAAACCCATATCTTATAAATTATCTTTTTAATACAAAATTAATTGAATTATCTGAAAATTCTAATGAGTTATATTTAAAGGATTTTAATTTTAATTTAAATAAAGAACAAAAAGATGCTGTTCAGAAAGCTATAAATTCAAAAGATATTTTTTTATTACAGGGACCACCAGGAACAGGAAAAACTCAAGTTATTTGTGAAATAATATTTCAATTATCAAAGTTAAATAGAAAAATATTAATTTCAAGTCAAAATCATGAGGCAATAAAAAATGTTATTGATAGATTGCCAATTGGTCCAAATCTTAATAAAATTAGATTAACAAATAATATAGATTTCAATTCTTCTTTAGTGAATAATTTTTCACCTGATAGAGTTTTATATAATTATTATAAATCTATAGGTAAGAAAATTTTTGATGATGTTAATAATGATGAGAATTTAATAACAGAATTTCAAGAAATTAAAAATAAATTGGAAGAATTAATTATTTCAAATAAAAGTTATCATAAAAATAATACTCAAATTAGAAATATTCAAAAAGATATTGATGAAATAAATAGGCAAATTAATTTAATTAATGAAAAAGAGATTAATAAAATTAAAAGAAAAAATTTTATAAAAGAAAATTTATTAAATATTAATAACTTAGTAGATTCTCTTAATGAAAAAGAATTTATAAGTGTATTAAATTTTTCAGAAATCATTCAGGAATTTTTTGATAGTTCAATTAAATTTGAATTATATAATTATATTTTTAGATACTTAAAATTTAATCCAGAAGATTTTTCAAATAAAATCTCTTTACTTAAAGAAGTAGTAAATGAAATTTTTATTAAAAATGAAATTTTTATGGAAATTAAAAATATTGAAAAAAAAGTTCTTAATTATAAAAGACAAGCTGAATTTGATTTAGCAAATGAAGAAGAAAGTAGAAAAAAAGGTTTATTACAAATATTAAACAGAGATGTAAAAATAAATGAATTAAATCAAATATTTAAAAATTTTATTAGCGAATTAACAAATCAAAAAAATAAATTGGAAGTTGAATTAATATCTTTAAGTGAGAAAAATATATATGAAGACAGTCTTTCAAATTTAGAAATTGATAAAAATAAATTACTTGTTGTTAAAAATAATTTAATGGAAAATATTGGGGATGGAACTAGAAAATTAAGAGAATTAATTAAATTAATAAATTTTAAGTTTAATTTAGATTTGGGAATTACGGATGTAGATTTAGAAGAAAATTTAAAAAAAGAGTTAATAATAATTGAGAAAAAATTACTAGAAAGTAAGAAAAGAAAAACCGATTTTTCAGATATTTATAAAAATATTACAGATTATTTAAGTGAAAATTATAAAATTTCTAATAGCACATTAGAAGAATTACCTACAAGGGAATTTTCAATTCAAATGTTTAAAGAAAGTCAAAGATATATTCAAACTGTATTAGATAAATTAATTAATGTTTACTCTATGACATTAACCTCTTCAAATATTTTTAGATTTAGTAAAGATAAAATTTCAGCTAAACTTGGTCTTGAAGAATTGAATTTAAAAACAATGGATGTAGATGTTGTAATTATTGATGAGGCTTCAAAAGCAACCTTATTAGAAATACTAATGCCACTTGTTTATGGAAAATCTCTTATTTTAGTTGGAGACTATCGCCAACTTCCTCCAATTTTAAAATTACAAAATGCAGACATTGAGGAAGTTAATGAGCTTTTTAAAAAAGATTATAACTATAATGATTTTTATGAGTTATTAGATTTTTCAGTTTTTAAAAAATTAATTTCAGCAAATAATAAAAATGTAACTTCCATTTTAAAAACTCAATATAGAAGTCATGAACAAATTATGGAAATTGTTAATAAGTTTTATGACAATCAATTAAGGATGGAAACACAAGTAAGCGAACAAAAGAAACATGATTTGATTATTTCTAATTCTTTAAAAAAAGAGATAATCAATTCAAGAAGCTCGGTTTATTGAATTGATTCTTCATATAAAAAAAATAATGAAATTAATTTTGAACAAGGAGAAGAATATTCAACTAGTTTATTTAATGATCTAGAAATAGAATTAACAAATAAAATTTTAAAAAAAATAAATGAAGTAGTCGGAGAGAAAAATTCTATGGTTAAACCAAGTTTAGCTATTATAAGTTTTTATGGATTACATGTTAGTAAACTAAAAAAATTTATAAAATTAAGTAATTTTAAAAATTTAAATATTGTTATAAATACAGTAGATGATTTTCAAGGAAAAGAAGCAGATTATGTAATAGTTAATTTAGTTAGAAACCCTAAGAAATTATCTTCAAAAACAGGAAGAGAATTTTTAAAAAAATATGAAAGAATAAATGTTGCACTTTCTAGAGCAAGAGAGTTACTTATAATTATTGGTTCTGAGAGAAGTGTTGAAGATATTACAGTTAAAATACCCACTGTAGGAAATCCAAACTTATCTAATAGTTATGAAGTTTATTCTGAAATTATAGCAAAATTGAAATTTAATAATAGTTTTTTAATACCAATAGAAATTGATTAG
- a CDS encoding transcriptional regulator, which translates to MIFDKLEIIYDKQYIPLKIKYSETRKPTFMEFLLLLILIDYPDKTQILKEALKSFFDVENISLFEKALRDLINYKILDINKNKTGLGILNMDSPIEYFEVNDKIKFNFVKSNYSISNENKSQDIKYYYDPILNVEEILKERTWDKRIKNVKISHKLLVNSNFEKNISQSKINLMIKKFININKDIFGEECLLKEITIDEYNSLEKLNFFNEYIKYDSVAIEIMIEIFENESFKIKSENKEFENYLRNNSNIAKEILIDICNQYEKKLKNKFRPEQKIMKLEKYNSELDLISNINIKTNWNLLLINDQFIESDTEFLKNKELIRNIDIIIFYNSKRNNRSLQNLEGKIVVYFDYIENEILLDNSFIYLDSQNHMSGFLIGIKNLTTINKKIPVVYSYKNPKINLNLIEIFETSINSLLETYKISLKKLDYKKAAEIFTVLERIGLEKEVEEISFSYILDDLEYGEKYNSIKEFLIEEDYKNYLIILERIVTKCIIEISMKKNDDEIFDIISKFNFLNTKNIIKIFNEINISESFENILILNKYLKSLKIDGWRINIRNSLIKLTEYFKNNNRAELFNLDDFNSETWILHASTLNKIGNLTKELYNENYNYVENNFEEFLSSLIDLIKSNVEIEQYDKYLLNISEALIDFYKNFYKYKTKTLSIESQEVVNYKITLMAMNYLSKLEEKTNSLISSKYYNMPIEIKLEWIKHIENKRDEVNEIMNNNDIAYKKALNIIFGKKQNYNSSDIEYYKNFFGGK; encoded by the coding sequence ATGATTTTTGATAAATTAGAAATAATATATGATAAACAATATATTCCATTAAAAATAAAATATTCTGAAACCAGAAAACCAACATTTATGGAATTTTTATTATTATTAATTTTAATTGATTATCCAGATAAAACTCAAATTTTAAAAGAAGCACTTAAATCATTTTTTGATGTAGAAAATATAAGTTTATTTGAAAAAGCATTAAGAGATTTAATTAATTACAAAATTTTAGATATAAACAAAAATAAAACAGGTCTTGGGATTTTAAATATGGATAGTCCAATTGAGTATTTTGAAGTGAATGATAAAATAAAATTTAATTTTGTAAAGTCTAATTACTCTATCTCCAATGAAAATAAATCACAGGACATAAAATATTACTATGATCCAATTTTAAATGTGGAAGAAATTTTAAAAGAAAGAACCTGAGATAAAAGAATTAAAAATGTAAAAATTTCTCATAAATTATTGGTGAATTCAAATTTTGAAAAAAATATATCACAAAGTAAAATTAACTTAATGATTAAAAAATTTATAAATATAAATAAAGATATTTTTGGAGAAGAATGTTTACTAAAGGAAATAACAATTGACGAATATAATTCACTGGAAAAATTAAATTTTTTTAATGAATATATTAAATATGATTCAGTTGCAATAGAAATAATGATAGAAATTTTTGAAAATGAATCCTTTAAAATTAAATCTGAAAATAAGGAATTTGAAAATTATTTAAGAAATAATTCAAATATTGCAAAAGAAATTTTAATTGATATTTGTAATCAATACGAAAAAAAACTTAAAAATAAATTTAGACCTGAACAAAAAATTATGAAATTAGAAAAATACAATTCAGAATTGGATTTAATTTCGAATATAAATATTAAAACAAATTGAAATTTATTATTAATTAATGATCAATTTATTGAATCAGATACAGAATTTTTAAAAAATAAGGAATTAATAAGAAATATTGATATAATAATTTTTTATAATTCAAAAAGAAACAACAGAAGTTTACAAAATTTAGAAGGAAAAATAGTAGTATATTTTGATTATATTGAAAATGAAATATTATTAGATAATTCATTTATTTATTTAGATTCACAAAATCATATGAGTGGTTTTTTAATAGGAATAAAAAATCTAACTACTATTAATAAAAAAATTCCTGTAGTTTATTCTTATAAGAATCCAAAAATCAATTTAAATTTAATTGAAATTTTTGAAACTAGTATTAATTCTTTACTTGAAACTTATAAAATAAGTCTAAAAAAATTAGATTATAAAAAGGCAGCAGAAATATTTACTGTTTTAGAAAGAATTGGTTTAGAAAAAGAAGTTGAAGAGATATCATTTTCTTATATTTTAGATGATTTAGAATATGGTGAAAAATATAATTCAATAAAAGAATTTTTAATAGAAGAAGATTATAAGAATTATTTAATAATTTTAGAAAGAATAGTTACAAAATGTATTATTGAAATTTCAATGAAAAAAAATGATGATGAAATTTTTGATATAATTTCAAAATTTAATTTCTTAAATACAAAAAATATAATAAAAATATTTAACGAAATTAATATTTCAGAATCTTTTGAAAATATACTTATATTAAATAAATATTTAAAGTCTTTAAAAATTGATGGCTGGCGTATCAATATAAGAAATTCATTGATAAAATTAACAGAGTATTTCAAAAATAATAATAGAGCAGAATTATTTAATTTGGATGATTTTAATTCAGAAACTTGAATTTTACATGCTTCAACTTTAAATAAAATTGGAAATTTAACAAAAGAGCTTTATAATGAAAATTATAATTATGTGGAAAATAATTTTGAAGAATTTTTATCTTCATTAATTGATTTAATTAAATCTAATGTTGAAATTGAACAATACGATAAATATTTATTAAATATTTCAGAAGCTTTGATTGATTTTTACAAAAATTTTTATAAATATAAAACAAAAACATTATCTATTGAATCTCAAGAAGTTGTAAATTATAAAATAACATTAATGGCTATGAATTATTTGAGTAAACTTGAAGAAAAAACTAACAGCTTAATTAGTAGTAAATATTATAATATGCCAATCGAGATAAAATTAGAATGAATCAAACATATTGAAAATAAAAGAGATGAAGTAAATGAAATTATGAATAATAATGATATAGCTTATAAAAAAGCATTAAATATTATTTTTGGAAAAAAACAAAATTATAATAGTTCTGATATTGAATACTATAAAAATTTTTTTGGAGGTAAATAA
- a CDS encoding transcriptional regulator: MSMSAEEILINCEKQFSFLKKDIEVLISYINELLAQCKKIDNSNFFQQQINYFLEKLKIENKELIENAFEKEISSDVHVEIEKYHEIQRFAEKKRNNITDLKTKIFLLKSDIIKKEQMQIKKSLEKNYFSNILDLKKQLIMNYKDDQDKLFIKKLFEDKEHLFINKKKDKILSYIFIELEKYKTSNKIIFEEIISNSIELYKDDQDVFAIVKNEMKLLSENKDNENINEIISKYLYNSSKLAEQEVIRKDNVLKIVNAIRKVGYIVNPNNIRKIKQKNLIIIHGEKITGETADFAVRHDGSFIYNWEGFEGRQHDEDAKAFIKKLKDFNIHASNEFNKQYREPKYIAKRKKVITENNTKKDK; this comes from the coding sequence ATGAGTATGTCTGCAGAGGAAATTCTAATAAATTGTGAGAAACAATTTTCTTTTTTAAAAAAAGATATTGAAGTTTTAATTTCTTATATTAACGAATTACTAGCTCAGTGTAAAAAGATAGATAATTCAAATTTTTTTCAACAACAAATAAATTATTTTTTGGAAAAATTAAAAATTGAAAATAAAGAATTAATTGAAAATGCTTTTGAAAAAGAAATTTCAAGTGATGTTCATGTGGAAATTGAAAAGTATCATGAAATACAAAGATTTGCAGAGAAAAAGCGAAATAATATTACTGACTTAAAAACAAAAATATTTCTTTTAAAAAGTGATATTATAAAAAAAGAACAAATGCAAATAAAAAAATCATTAGAAAAAAATTATTTTTCAAATATTTTAGATTTAAAAAAACAATTAATAATGAATTATAAAGATGATCAAGATAAATTATTTATTAAAAAATTATTTGAAGATAAAGAACATCTTTTTATAAATAAAAAGAAGGATAAAATATTGAGTTATATTTTTATTGAGTTAGAAAAATACAAAACTTCAAATAAAATAATATTCGAAGAAATAATTTCAAATTCGATAGAATTATATAAAGATGATCAAGATGTATTTGCAATAGTAAAAAATGAAATGAAATTATTATCAGAAAATAAAGATAATGAGAATATAAATGAAATTATAAGTAAGTATTTGTATAATTCATCCAAATTGGCAGAACAAGAAGTTATTAGAAAAGATAATGTTTTAAAAATTGTAAATGCAATAAGAAAAGTTGGTTATATTGTTAACCCGAATAATATAAGAAAAATTAAACAAAAAAATCTTATAATTATACATGGAGAAAAAATTACAGGCGAAACTGCAGATTTTGCTGTTAGACATGATGGTAGCTTTATCTATAACTGAGAGGGTTTTGAAGGACGCCAACATGATGAAGATGCTAAAGCTTTTATAAAAAAACTTAAAGATTTTAATATTCATGCAAGCAATGAATTTAATAAGCAATATAGAGAACCAAAATATATTGCTAAAAGAAAAAAAGTAATAACTGAAAATAATACAAAGAAGGATAAGTAG